CGGGCGGCATCCGTCCGGAATCGTAGTGCGAGAACCACGGCTCGGGCGTGTCCCACGGCTCGTGCGGGCCGCCGAAGGTCACCCAGCAGAACCACGGCTGGTCGCGGTCGTACGCCTCCAGGTAGGCCTTCGCCTTCTGGCCGACGTGGGTATCGTAGTAGTGCTCGAAGCCGAGCGGCGAGGGCCGCACCAGGTGCGGCTTGGTGGCGAAGCGCTCCGCGAAGTCGCGCTTGTAGGCGTCCCAGATGCCCAGCGACTCCCACTCGGCGGTCATGTGTGACAGGGTCGTAGCCGACTGCCGCGGTCCCACCGTCTCGTAGACGTCGTCGATCCCCTGCGCCACGAGCAGGTGCGCCTTCTCCCGCAGGTCGGGGCCGGCGTGATTGAGGTGGGTCTTGCCGAACACGCTGGTGCGGTAGCCCGCATCGCGCACGGTGCGCATCCAGTTGGGCGCCTCCGGGTCGAGCGTCGTGCTCTGGTTGTGCCAGATGCCGGTGTTGTGCGGGTAGTGGCCGGTCGCCATCGACCTGCGCGTGGGAATGCACACCGGCGAGTTGGTCACGCAGCGGCTGAAGCGCACCCCTTCGGCGGCGATGCGGTCCATGTGCGGGGTCTCCATCCACGGCGTGACGCAGCCGAGCGCATCGGCGCGCTGCTGGTCGGTCATCAACAGCAGAATGTTGGGCTTCATGCAGGTACTCCTCGGTGATCGCAGCGGCGCTCGCAGCCGCGGGCTCGCTACCGCGGCACGCACCGGAAGGTTGTCCCGTCACCGGGCCGCGACTCCAGGAGGATAGCACGACGTCGGAGCCGATGCCCCGTCAATCCAGCCACTGACGTGATGCGGCGAGGACGAGTACGCCAAACGCGACTGCGACGAACGCCAGCGGCCGGGAACGCCGTGGGCGCGGGCGAAATCCACACGCGGCAGGCAGCGCGCCGATGTTTGCCGGTGCCATGACCCACGGCTCCGCCATGCGGCCTGATTCGGGGATCGGCCGCGTCCTGCAAGACGCGGCACTGCGGTC
This Spirochaetaceae bacterium DNA region includes the following protein-coding sequences:
- a CDS encoding sulfatase-like hydrolase/transferase; the encoded protein is MKPNILLLMTDQQRADALGCVTPWMETPHMDRIAAEGVRFSRCVTNSPVCIPTRRSMATGHYPHNTGIWHNQSTTLDPEAPNWMRTVRDAGYRTSVFGKTHLNHAGPDLREKAHLLVAQGIDDVYETVGPRQSATTLSHMTAEWESLGIWDAYKRDFAERFATKPHLVRPSPLGFEHYYDTHVGQKAKAYLEAYDRDQPWFCWVTFGGPHEPWDTPEPWFSHYDSGRMPPALSGDLRAGHRPPGHLDALRARMPAMTPDDVAAMRANYAGNVSLIDDQVGQLFSVIERRGEWQNTVVVLCSDHGEMNGDHGMIYKSNFLDSALRVPLLVKGPGVARGVCEGPVEWFDVGPTLAEFAGAEFDFEQFAVSLMPSLRDPAVETRADALSEIHGEAMVMDKRWKCAVNAEGKAYLLFDLDNDPGESTNLAGLPEYRDVEERLRLRILERIMAAQFT